Proteins co-encoded in one Thermochromatium tepidum ATCC 43061 genomic window:
- a CDS encoding cold-shock protein, with product MITGVVKWFNNAKGYGFVQPDGLKEDVFVHFSAIDMEGYKTLREGQKVEFELSEGPKGLHAANVHRIM from the coding sequence ATGATTACCGGCGTCGTCAAATGGTTCAACAACGCAAAGGGCTATGGATTCGTCCAACCGGATGGACTTAAGGAGGATGTCTTCGTCCATTTCTCGGCGATCGACATGGAGGGCTACAAAACCCTGCGTGAGGGCCAGAAGGTCGAGTTCGAGCTGAGCGAGGGGCCGAAGGGACTGCACGCGGCCAACGTGCATCGCATCATGTAA
- the clpS gene encoding ATP-dependent Clp protease adapter ClpS, giving the protein MTHHHPGEEREADLSVQEARPKLRRPPLYKVLLLNDDYTPMDFVVLVLETFFGMNREKATQVMLHVHTRGVGVCGIFTKDIAETKVAQVNDYARGNQHPLLCTMEEA; this is encoded by the coding sequence ATGACTCACCATCATCCAGGCGAGGAGCGTGAAGCGGACCTGAGCGTGCAAGAGGCCCGTCCCAAATTGCGCCGACCGCCTTTATATAAAGTTCTGTTGCTGAACGATGACTACACCCCGATGGATTTCGTGGTGTTGGTTCTGGAGACCTTTTTTGGTATGAACCGGGAAAAGGCGACCCAGGTCATGCTGCATGTGCACACACGGGGCGTTGGAGTCTGCGGAATCTTTACCAAAGACATCGCCGAAACCAAGGTGGCGCAGGTCAACGACTATGCGCGCGGTAATCAGCATCCGCTGCTATGCACCATGGAAGAGGCCTGA